The following are from one region of the Lodderomyces elongisporus chromosome 7, complete sequence genome:
- the NIK1 gene encoding histidine kinase osmosensor: MLATSHTQHEILQILEDPVLYEQKHMEIRNDLIKHINQQNLVINDQNNELEVCKTANKAFKQALSEIGTVVISVAMGDLSKKVEIHTVESDPEILKVKITINTMMDQLQTFASEVTKVATEVANGELGGQAKNEGSVGIWRSLTDNVNIMASNLTNQVREIADVTRAVARGDLSRKINVHAQGEILQLQMTINTMVDQLRTFAFEVSKVARDVGVLGILGGQAFIENVEGIWKELTDNVNAMALNLTTQVRNIANVTTAVAKGDLSKKVTADCKGEILNLKLTINQMVDRLLKFASEVTTLSREVGTLGILGGQANVQDVEGAWKAVTENVNLMATNLTNQVRSIATVTTAVAHGDLSQKIDVHAQGEILQLKNTINKMVDSLQLFASEVSKVARDVGINGKLGIQAQVSDVDGLWKEITSNVNTMASNLTSQVRAFAQITAAATDGDFTRFITVEASGEMDALKTKINQMVLNLRESIQRNTAAREAAELANSAKSEFLANMSHEIRTPLNGIIGMTQLSLDTELTQYQREMLSIVHNLANSLLTIIDDILDISKIEANRMTVEQIDFSLRGTVFGALKTLAVKAIEKNLDLTYQCDSSFPDNLIGDSFRLRQVILNLAGNAIKFTKEGRVSVSVKKSDKTAEDSDKLLLEVCVSDTGIGIEKDKLGLIFDTFCQADGSTTRKFGGTGLGLSISRQLIHLMGGEIWVTSEYGSGSNFNFTVSVSPSNIRYTRQTEQLLPFSSHYVLFVSNEHSDEELEDIRDGILELGLNPVIVRNIEDANLSEPIKYDIIMIDSIATAKKLRLLSEVKYIPLVLVHHSIPELNMRVCIDLGISSYGNTPCSITDLASALIPALESRSISQNSDESVSYKILLAEDNLVNQKLAVRILEKQGHQVEVVENGLEAFEAVQKNRYDVVLMDVQMPVMGGFESVEKIRQWEKKSNPIDYLTFRTPIIALTAHAMLGDREKSLAKGMDDYVSKPLKPKLLMQTINKCIHNINQLKELSKQNHNNRTSDFAKKLKKGSMKNGDSTMNIRSSPSKNSNRDANSEFFQSESPSVINLSSTGSPHMGTKSHSSEYVPAMKSRPGQLAPDTRSVTESALHYTSSQITEIHDASDVNDFKDGKDGKDISDMNDAMEVDDLK, encoded by the coding sequence ATGTTGGCCACCTCACACACGCAACATGAAATATTGCAAATTCTCGAAGACCCCGTGTTGTACGAACAAAAGCATATGGAGATCAGAAATGACTTGATCAAACACATTAATCAGCAAAACTTGGTCATCAATGACCAAAACAACGAGTTAGAGGTATGCAAGACGGCAAACAAAGCATTCAAACAGGCTCTCTCGGAGATTGGTACAGTTGTCATATCTGTTGCGATGGGTGACTTGTCCAAGAAAGTCGAAATCCACACAGTGGAAAGCGACCCCGAGATTTTAAAAGTGAAAATCACCATAAACACAATGATGGACCAGTTGCAGACTTTCGCAAGCGAAGTCACCAAAGTGGCCACCGAGGTCGCCAATGGTGAATTGGGCGGTCAAGCGAAAAACGAAGGATCTGTGGGTATATGGAGATCATTAACCGATAATGTCAATATTATGGCTTCCAATTTAACAAACCAAGTGAGAGAAATCGCCGATGTCACAAGAGCAGTCGCTAGAGGTGACTTGTCGAGAAAAATCAATGTTCACGCCCAAGGTGAAATCTTACAATTACAAATGACTATAAACACAATGGTGGACCAATTGAGAACTTTTGCGTTTGAGGTGTCCAAAGTTGCAAGAGATGTCGGAGTTTTGGGAATCTTGGGTGGTCAAGCATTTATTGAAAACGTTGAAGGTATTTGGAAAGAATTGACCGATAACGTAAACGCAATGGCCTTGAACTTGACTACGCAAGTGAGAAATATCGCAAATGTTACTACTGCCGTTGCCAAGGGAGATTTGTCCAAGAAAGTCACTGCTGATTGTAAAGGtgaaattttaaatttgaaattaacAATCAATCAAATGGTGGACCGATTGTTGAAATTCGCGTCCGAAGTTACCACATTGTCACGAGAAGTCGGTACTCTTGGTATTTTGGGCGGTCAAGCCAACGTTCAAGATGTCGAGGGCGCATGGAAAGCAGTCACCGAGAACGTTAACTTAATGGCAACAAATTTAACCAATCAAGTGAGATCCATTGCCACCGTCACTACTGCTGTCGCTCATGGTGATTTGTCGCAAAAGATTGATGTTCATGCTCAGGGAgaaattttgcaattgaaaaACACCATCAACAAGATGGTGGACTCTTTGCAGTTGTTTGCTTCCGAAGTCTCTAAAGTTGCTAGAGATGTCGGTATAAATGGTAAATTAGGTATCCAAGCCCAAGTTAGCGATGTTGATGGATTATGGAAAGAAATCACTTCAAATGTGAACACCATGGCTTCAAACTTGACTTCGCAAGTGAGAGCATTTGCCCAAATTACTGCGGCGGCCACAGATGGTGACTTCACAAGGTTTATTACTGTTGAAGCGCTGGGAGAAATGGATGCGttgaaaaccaaaatcaaCCAAATGGTTTTAAACTTGAGGGAGTCCATTCAAAGGAACACCGCAGCAAGAGAAGCAGCAGAGTTGGCCAACAGTGCCAAGTCAGAGTTCTTGGCCAACATGTCGCACGAAATTAGAACCCCATTGAATGGTATCATTGGTATGACGCAATTGTCGTTAGATACTGAGTTGACGCAATACCAAAGGGAGATGTTGTCCATTGTCCACAATTTGGCAAACTCCCTTTTGAcgattattgatgatatttTGGATATTTCCAAGATTGAAGCCAACCGGATGACGGTTGAGCAGATTGACTTTTCACTCCGTGGTACAGTGTTTGGTGCATTGAAAACATTGGCGGTGAAGGCGATTGAAAAGAACTTGGACTTGACGTATCAGTGTGACTCGTCGTTCCCAGATAATCTTATTGGTGACTCGTTTAGATTGAGACAGGTTAttttgaacttggcagGTAACGCAATAAAGTTTACAAAGGAAGGTAGAGTGAGTGTTAGTGTAAAGAAATCTGACAAGACTGCCGAAGATAGTGATAAATTATTACTAGAAGTTTGTGTGAGTGATACAGGTATCGGTATCGAAAAGGACAAATTAGGTTTGATTTTTGACACTTTCTGTCAAGCTGATGGTTCTACAACAAGAAAGTTTGGTGGTACTGGTCTAGGTTTATCTATCTCGAGACAATTGATCCACCTCATGGGTGGTGAAATATGGGTCACATCCGAGTATGGTTCTGGAtccaacttcaatttcactGTTAGTGTATCTCCCTCCAATATACGGTACACGCGCCAGACTGAGCAGCTCTTGCCCTTTAGCTCACACTACGTGCTCTTTGTTTCCAATGAGCATAGTGATGAGGAGTTGGAGGATATTAGAGATGGAATTTTGGAGTTGGGATTGAACCCGGTGATTGTTCGGAATATTGAAGATGCCAACTTATCAGAACCTATCAAGTATGATATCATCATGATTGATTCGATTGCTACTGCTAAGAAATTGCGTCTTTTATCAGAGGTTAAATATATCCCCTTGGTGCTTGTGCACCATTCTATTCCAGAGTTGAACATGCGTGTGTGTATTGATTTGGGTATCTCGTCGTATGGAAACACCCCGTGCTCAATTACTGATCTTGCAAGTGCATTGATCCCGGCTTTGGAGTCAAGATCTATTTCGCAAAACTCTGACGAATCCGTTAGCTACAAGATCTTGTTGGCCGAGGATAATTTGGTAAACCAGAAATTGGCTGTTCGAATATTGGAAAAGCAAGGACACCAGGTTGAAGTTGTCGAAAATGGATTGGAGGCATTTGAGGCTGTTCAAAAGAATAGGTACGATGTGGTTTTGATGGATGTGCAAATGCCCGTTATGGGAGGATTTGAGTCCGTGGAGAAGATTCGTCAATGGGAGAAAAAATCGAATCCGATTGACTATTTGACATTCAGGACCCCCATTATAGCATTAACAGCCCACGCGATGTTGGGTGATCGAGAGAAATCGCTTGCGAAGGGGATGGACGACTATGTATCGAAGCCATTGAAACCAAAGTTACTCATGCAGACAATCAACAAGTGTATTCACAACATCAACCAGTTGAAGGAGCTATCGAAACAAAATCACAATAACCGAACGTCTGACTTTGccaagaaattgaagaaaggGTCTATGAAGAATGGAGACTCGACCATGAATATAAGATCCTCGCCGTCCAAAAACTCTAATCGAGATGCAAACAGCGAGTTTTTTCAGTCGGAGTCACCATCGGTGATAAACTTGTCATCTACGGGTAGCCCACATATGGGAACAAAGTCACATTCATCAGAATATGTACCTGCCATGAAGAGTAGACCAGGTCAATTAGCACCGGATACAAGGTCCGTAACTGAAAGTGCCTTACATTACACAAGTTCTCAAATTACTGAAATCCATGATGCCAGTGATGTCAACGATTTCAAAGACGGCAAAGACGGCAAAGACATCAGTGACATGAACGATGCAATGGAAGTTGATGATCTTAAGTGA
- the TOM7 gene encoding translocase of the outer mitochondrial membrane: MPASSNYQLTLSDESKERIVKLLEYSKTIAHYGFIPFVLYLGWSATPSKPSILSLLSPFPSA; encoded by the coding sequence ATGCCAGCCTCATCAAACTATCAGCTCACGTTGTCAGACGAGTCTAAGGAAAGAATTGTCAAATTGTTGGAATACTCCAAGACAATTGCTCACTACGGTTTCATTCCATTTGTGTTATACTTGGGTTGGTCAGCTACTCCAAGCAAGCCTTCCATCTTGAGCTTGTTGTCACCATTTCCATCTGCCTAA
- the FLX1 gene encoding mitochondrial FAD carrier protein flx1, with translation MRHGVINRRSIEVISGLAAGFTTTVITHPLDVIKVKLQLSHMNMASPRTQPLQSILSVIRRMDNDALLLTKQNHRPKAVNLLFEYYRGIVPNLLGNISAWGIYFTLYAEFKTQIAFQNDTLTYFTSSTLAGITTSLLTNPIWVLKTRILGGSRAQPDSYKSVLDGVKQMLRNEGIQSFWKGAVPSMFQVFQASLQITIYDHLKNYVSPSPKTTNMQANDVKSNLTLTTWQYLYTSATSKIISSLIMYPAQVVKSRIQNSHGHLGIRQVVHILYYKEGGYFAFYKGLSANIVRVLPATCITFMVYENVKKYLTLQYLE, from the exons ATGA GACATGGTGTGATCAATCGTCGAAGCATAGAGGTCATTTCGGGTTTAGCTGCCGGGTTCACGACCACAGTCATCACACATCCACTCGATGTCATCAAAGTCAAACTACAGTTGAGCCATATGAATATGGCGTCGCCTAGAACACAACCACTCCAGTCCATCCTATCCGTTATTAGACGAATGGATAACGATGCTTTGTTGTTAACAAAGCAGAACCATCGACCGAAAGCTGTTAATTTGCTATTCGAATACTACCGAGGTATCGTTCCAAATTTGCTAGGCAATATTTCAGCATGGGGAATATATTTCACTTTGTACGCGGAGTTCAAAACACAAATTGCATTTCAGAATGATACATTGACTTATTTCACAAGCTCAACCTTGGCCGGTATAACGACTTCCCTTTTGACCAACCCCATTTGGGTGTTGAAGACACGGATATTGGGCGGTTCAAGAGCGCAGCCGGATTCATACAAGTCTGTGCTCGATGGAGTTAAGCAGATGCTTCGTAACGAAGGCATACAAAGCTTTTGGAAAGGAGCTGTTCCCAGTATGTTCCAAGTATTCCAAGCAAGCTTGCAAATAACAATTTATGACCATTTGAAGAATTACGTACTGCCGAGTCCAAAGACCACAAATATGCAAGCTAATGATGTGAAACTGAATCTCACATTGACTACATGGCAATATTTGTACACTTCAGCCACATCAAAGATCATCAGCAGCTTGATCATGTATCCTGCTCAAGTAGTGAAGTCGAGGATCCAAAATAGCCATGGTCACTTGGGTATTCGACAAGTCGTTCACATTTTGTATTACAAAGAAGGTGGATACTTTGCTTTCTATAAGGGGTTGAGCGCAAATATAGTGAGAGTCCTCCCGGCAACGTGTATTACATTTATGGTTTACGAAAATGTTAAAAAGTACTTGACTTTGCAATATTTGGAGTAA